From Mus musculus strain C57BL/6J chromosome 8, GRCm38.p6 C57BL/6J, a single genomic window includes:
- the AI429214 gene encoding uncharacterized protein C8orf48 homolog, with protein sequence MGWPPAQKPEDSKEEHGGPAQTDVCATQVSEEFPGSCADEVLSSGSISFSGELQSYSHTSESPVETKTPTTSSEEQDEQSELSLLQKDENKLSEMWINHLKSKEIHSERSQPDRRLPPEIPKESAEELDALQSFCTKKVNLIHQRQDLRAKKSNRPKRLQLRWIAETSEVDAFNCTIPDELWNRIYLENTRATLAYIGAITQHISSQCPSCNSKRAELAQSDFLRRRKTLLQSLLLQEKIDEHLHTTDFLTRVGEAHQGFPRLSDDPRIIWKRLTEKMLKGSSGFGRAYSKQV encoded by the coding sequence ATGGGGTGGCCACCTGCTCAGAAGCCGGAGGACTCAAAAGAAGAGCACGGAGGCCCGGCCCAGACGGACGTCTGTGCTACTCAAGTTTCAGAAGAGTTCCCCGGGTCCTGTGCAGATGAGGTACTGAGTTCTGGTTCCATCAGCTTCTCTGGAGAATTACAATCCTATTCACACACCTCTGAGAGCCCAGTCGAGACCAAAACGCCGACTACAAGTTCGGAAGAGCAAGACGAGCAGTCAGAACTTTCACTCTTACAGAAGGATGAAAATAAGCTGAGTGAAATGTGGATCAACCATCTCAAGAGCAAAGAAATTCATTCTGAAAGATCTCAACCCGACCGTAGACTCCCACCAGAAATCCCTAAGGAATCCGCAGAAGAACTGGATGCCCTGCAGTCTTTTTGTACTAAAAAAGTAAACTTGATTCACCAGAGACAGGATTTAAGAGCTAAGAAAAGCAACAGACCCAAAAGGCTGCAGCTCAGATGGATTGCAGAGACCTCAGAGGTAGATGCTTTCAATTGTACGATCCCTGATGAACTGTGGAACAGAATCTATTTGGAAAACACGAGAGCGACTCTGGCGTACATAGGGGCGATTACGCAACACATTTCTTCGCAGTGTCCCAGCTGTAATAGCAAAAGAGCAGAGCTGGCTCAGTCTGACTTCCTGAGACGAAGGAAAACTTTACTGCAGTCACTACTACTCCAAGAGAAAATAGATGAACACCTTCATACCACAGACTTTCTCACCCGTGTTGGAGAAGCACATCAGGGCTTCCCCAGGCTTTCAGATGATCCTAGGATCATCTGGAAGCGACTGACTGAGAAAATGCTGAAGGGAAGCTCCGGCTTTGGGCGGGCATATTCAAAGCAGGTGTAG